Within Chelatococcus sp. HY11, the genomic segment CTGCTTGACCAGGGTCAGGCGGGTGACAACATCGGGGCGCTGCTGCGCGGCACGAAGCGCGAGGACGTCGAGCGCGGCCAGGTGCTGTGCAAGCCGGGTTCGGTGAAGCCGCACACGAAGTTCAAGGCGGAAGCCTACATCCTGACGAAGGAAGAGGGTGGCCGGCACACGCCGTTCTTCACGAACTACCGTCCGCAGTTCTACTTCCGGACGACGGACGTGACGGGCGTGGTGACGTTGCCGGAAGGCACCGAGATGGTGATGCCCGGGGACAACGTGACGATGGAAGTCGTGCTGATCGTTCCGATCGCCATGGAAGAGAAGCTTCGCTTCGCGATCCGCGAAGGTGGCCGCACGGTTGGCGCCGGCGTCGTCGCCTCCATCATCGAGTAAGACACCAGCACATCAGGCGAATGCGCAAGCAATCAGCGCATTCGCCTGCGTCGCACGGAATATTGGCCCGAGGGCGTTGTCATGACTAACCAGAATATCCGTATCCGCCTCCAGGCGTTCGACCACGATGCTCTCGACGCTTCGGCGCGGGAAATCGTGTCGACCGCGAAGCGGACGGGGGCGCAGGTGCGGGGGCCGATTCCTTTGCCGACGCGTATTGAGAAATTCACCGTGAACCGCTCGCCGCACATCGACAAGAAGTCACGCGAGCAGTTCGAGATGCGTACCCATAAGCGCGTTCTCGACATCGTTGAGCCGACGCCGCAGACGGTCGACGCTCTTATGAAGCTCGACCTCGCCTCCGGCGTCGAAGTCGAAATTAAGCTCTGACCCTCCGTTTCGGTTGGTTGGTTCCTGGAACGCCTTAGAGGATCCGCTCATGCGCTCAGGCGTGATCGCACAAAAAGTTGGGATGACACGCGTCTTCACGGACGCGGGTGAGCACGTCCCTGTTACGGTTCTGAAGGTCGACAGCTGCCAGGTTGTCGCGCACCGGACCGTGGATACGAATGGCTATACCGCGCTGCAGGTCGGCATCGGCAAGGCCAAGGTGAAGAACGTCTCGAAGGCTGAGCGCGGTCGTTTCGCGGTCGCCACGGTCGAGCCGAAGAAGAAGCTCGCCGAGTTTCGCGTCGATCCCGAGCACATCATTCCGGTGGGCGCGGAGATCACGGCTGATCACTTCGTGGTTGGTCAGTTCGTCGACGTGACGGGCACGACGACCGGTAAGGGCTTCGCCGGCGGTATGAAGCGCTGGAATTTCGGCGGTCTCCGGGCAAGCCATGGCGTCTCGGTCTCGCATCGCTCGATCGGTTCGACCGGCGGCCGTCAGGACCCCGGCAAGACGTTCAAGAACAAGAAGATGCCTGGGCACCTCGGTGTCGAGCGCGTGACCACGCAGAACCTGCGCATCGTGCAGACGGATGCGGAGCGCGGGCTCATTCTGGTTGAGGGCGCGGTGCCAGGTGTGTCTGGCGGCTGGATATTGGTACGTGACGCGGTGAAGCGTAAGTTGCCGAAGGAAGCGCCGCTTCCCGGGGCGTTCCGCGAGCCGAAGTCCGCTGCTGTTCCGGCGCAAGCCGAGGGACAGGAGAACGCGTGATGAAACTCGATGTGACCACGCTCGACGGCTCGGCTGCCGGCACGATCGATCTTGACGAGACGATCTTCGGTCTTGAGCCGCGCGTCGACCTTATTCATCGTTACGTGCGTTGGCAGCTCGCCAAGCGCCAAGCGGGGACCCACAAGTCCCTTGGCCGCGCCGAGATCGCCCGCACCGGCAAGAAGCTGTATCGCCAGAAGGGCACCGGTAACGCCCGCCACGGCGCCGCTCGCGCGCCGCAGTTCCGCGGCGGTGGCAAGGCCTTCGGCCCGGTCGTGCGTGACCATGCGCATGATCTGCCGAAGAAGGTGCGCGCGCTTGCGCTGCGCCATGCTCTCTCGGCCAAGGCCAAGGACGGCGCGATCGTCGTGCTCGACAAGGCCAGTGTCGCCGAGCCCAAGACCAAGGCGTTGAAGGCGAGCTTCGGCAAGCTTGGTTTCGCCAATGTCCTGGTTGTCGACGGCGCAGAGCTCGAGACGAATTTCCGTCTCGCGGCCCGCAACATTCCGAATGTTGATGTGCTGCCGGTTCAGGGCATCAACGTTTACGACATCCTGCGGCGTGAGAAGCTCGTTCTGACGAAGGCCGCCATCGACGCGTTGGAGGCGCGCTTCAAATGAGCAAGGCTCCCATCGCACTGGATCCGCGACACTATGATGTGATCGTCGGACCGGTCATCACCGAGAAGGCTACGACGGCGTCGGAGCACAACAAGGTGGTGTTCAAGGTTGCCGGTAAGGCGACCAAGCCGCAGATCAAGGCGGCTGTCGAGAAGTTGTTCGACGTCAAAGTGCTCAGCGTCAACACGCTGGTCACCAAGGGCAAGGTGAAGCGGTTCCGCAACACCCTCGGCCAGCGTTCGGACGTGAAGAAGGCGGTTGTCACCCTCGCCGAGGGTCACAGCGTCGACGTGACGACGGGCCTCTGAGGCGGGTGAAGGACTGATCCGATGGCTTTGAAATCCTTCAAACCGGTTACTCCGAGCCAGCGCCAGCTGGTGATCGTCGATCGCTCGGAGCTCTACAAGGGCAAGCCGGTCAAGACGCTGACTGAGGGCAAGTCGTCCGCAGGCGGCCGCAACAACACCGGACGGGTGACCGTCCGCTTCCGTGGTGGTGGCCACAAGCGCACCTACCGCATCATCGACTTCAAGCGTCGCGAGCGCCTGGAGCAGCCTGGTGTCGTCGATCGGGTCGAATATGATCCGAACCGCACGGCTTTCATCGCTCTCGTCAAGTACGAGGACGGCGGGCTTGCCTATATCCTCGCGCCGCAGCGCCTGGCGGTCGGCGACACGGTCGTCGCGGGCAACCAGGTCGATATCAAGCCCGGCAACGCGATGCCTCTGGCGAACATGCCGGTCGGCACCATCGTGCACAATGTCGAGCTCAAGATCGGCAAGGGCGGCGCGCTTGCCCGCTCGGCCGGTACCTATGCTCAGATCGTCGGTCGCGATCAGGGTTATGTGATCGTTCGCCTCAATTCGGGCGAGCAGCGTCTTGTTCACGGCCAGTGCTTCGCGACGGTTGGCGCCGTCTCGAACCCGGACCACATGAACACGTCGGTCGGCAAGGCCGGCCGCTCGCGCTGGCTCGGACGGCGTCCTCATAACCGCGGCGTGACCATGAACCCGATCGACCACCCGCATGGTGGTGGTGAGGGGCGCACTTCGGGTGGCCGTCATCCGGTCACGCCGTGGGGCAAGCCGACCAAGGGCAAGAAGACCCGCGCCAACAAGCGGACTGACAGCTTCATCGTGACGTCGCGTCACCAGCGGAAGAAGAGATAAGGGGCGGGCGATGGCACGTTCGATCTGGAAGGGCCCGTTCTTCGACGGCTACCTCCTCAAGAAGGCCGAGGCGGCGCGCTCCGCGACGCGCTCGGAAGTTATCAAGATCTGGAGCCGTCGCTCCACCATCCTGCCGCAGTTTGTGGGCCTGACCTTCGGCGTCCACAACGGCCAGAAGCACATTCCCGTCTTCGTCAGCGAGGAGATGGTCGGTCATAAGTTCGGTGAATTCGCGCCGACCCGGACCTTCCATGGCCATGCCGCGGACAAGAAGGCGAAGAGGAGATAGGCATGGGCAAGCCCGCAAATCCTCGCGCGCTGAAGGACAACGAGGCCAAGGCTATTCTGCGCAACCTGCGCGTCAGCCCGCAGAAGCTCAACCTTGTCGCCGCATTGATCCGCGGCAAGAAGGTGTCGACTGCCCTCGCTGATCTCGAGTTCAGCCGCAAGCGCATTTCCGTCGACGTCCGCAAGACGCTCGAGAGCGCCATCGCCAATGCCGAGAACAACCATGACCTCGATGTCGACGATCTCGTCGTTGCCGAGGCCTTCGTCGGCAAGGGCCTGGTCATGAAGCGTTTCCACGCTCGTGCCCGTGGTCGCGGCGTGCGTATTGAGAAGCCGTTCTCGAACCTGACCATCGTGGTTCGGGAAGTGGCGCAAGAAACCGGCCGCGGAGCCTGAGGAGAGCGCGATGGGTCAGAAGGTCAATCCGATCGGTCTGCGGCTCGGCATCAACCGCACGTGGGATTCGCGTTGGTTCGCGGGCAAGATCGAGTACGGCAAGCTGCTGCATGAGGATATGGCGATCCGCCGGGCGCTCATGAAGCAGCTCAAGCAAGCGGCGGTCTCCAAGATCGTCATTGAACGGCCGCACAAAAAGTGCCGCGTCACCATCTACTCGGCTCGTCCGGGCGTGGTGATCGGCAAGAAGGGCGCCGACATCGACAAGCTGCGCAAGACCGTGGCGAAGATGACGGACGCCGACGTGGCGATCAACATCATCGAAGTCCGGAAGCCGGAAATCGATGCCAAGCTCGTCGCGGAGTCGATCGCACAGCAGCTGGAGCGCCGTGTGGCATTCCGTCGCGCCATGAAGCGCGCCGTTCAGTCGGCCATGCGTCTCGGCGCGGAAGGCATTCGTATCAACTGTTCCGGCCGTCTCGGCGGCGCCGAGATCGCGCGTATGGAATGGTATCGCGAGGGACGCGTGCCACTTCACACCTTGCGCGCGGACGTGGATTACGGTACGGCGACGGCCTTCACGACCTACGGGACGTGCGGAATCAAGGTGTGGATCTTCAAGGGTGAAATCCTTGAGCACGATCCCATGGCTCAGGACAAGCGTATGGCCGAGGAAAGTGGCGGCCAGCGTAGTCACGGCCGTAGAGAGGCTGCGGCGTAAAGCCGCTTTAGGAGGCAGACATGCTGCAGCCCAAGAAGACCAAGTTTCGTAAGCAGTTCAAGGGCCGTATTCATGGCACCGCGAAGGGCGGTACGAATCTCGATTTCGGCCAGTTCGGCCTCAAGGCTCTAGAGCCTGAGCGCGTGACTGCCCGGCAGATCGAAGCGGCGCGACGCGCTATAACGCGTCAGATGAAGCGCCAGGGGCGCGTGTGGATCCGGATCTTCCCGGATCTTCCCGTGACCGACAAGCCGACCGAAGTGCGTATGGGTAAGGGCAAGGGCTCGCCGGAATATTGGGCGGCGCGTGTTCATCCCGGCCGCATCATGTTCGAACTCGACGGCGTGCCGGAAGAGATCGCGCGCGAAGCGCTGCGTCTCGGCGCGGCCAAGCTGCCGATCCGGACGCGCTTCATTCAGCGCATTGCGGAGTGAGTGTTAGACGATGAAAACGAAGCAGCGTTTTTCCGACCTCACCGCGATGTCGGCCGACCAGCTCCAGGACGAGCTTCTGAAGCTGAAGAAAGAGCAGTTCAATCTGCGCTTTCAGCGCGCGACGGGGCAGCTCGAGAGCACGGACCGCGTGAGGGTGGTGCGTCGCGACATAGCTCGCGTCAAGACTCTTCAGCAGCAGAAGCTCGCTGAAGCTCACAAGGTTTGAGGAGGCCGCCGTGCCGAAACGTGTATTGCAGGGCGTCGTCGTCAGCGACAAGCAGGACAAGACGATCGTCGTGAAGGTCGAGCGTCGTTTCACGCATCCGCTTCTGAAGAAGACGGTGCGTCGCTCGAAGAACTATCATGCCCATGACGAGGGCAACAAGTTCAAGGTCGGTGATACGGTTTGGATCGAGGAGACTCGTCCGATATCGAAACTCAAGACCTGGGTTGCCCTGGAAAACTCCGCGGCATCCTGAGCATTATTGAAGAGAGGCGAGGGGACCGAAAGATCCCCGTCAGTCGTAGTCCGGCAGTGTGAGCTGCCGGAAACCGGTCTGAGACAGAGAAAGGATCGTTGCCATGATCCAGATGCAGACGAATCTTGACGTTGCCGACAATTCCGGCGCCCGTCGCGTCATGTGTATCAAGGTCTTGGGTGGCTCGAAGCGTAAATACGCCGGCGTTGGCGACATCATCGTGGTGTCCGTCAAGGAGGCTATTCCGCGTGGGCGTGTGAAGAAGGGTGACGTGATGAAGGCGGTGGTCGTTCGCACCGCCAAGGACATCCGTCGCGCTGATGGTTCTGTGATTCGTTTCGATCGCAACGCTGCTGTGCTGATCAACAATCAGAAAGAGCCGGTTGGAACACGTATCTTCGGGCCGGTTCCGCGCGAACTGCGCGCCAAGAACCACATGAAGATCATCTCGCTCGCGCCGGAGGTGTTGTGATGGCCGCGAAGATCAAGAAGGGCGACAAGGTCGTCGTTCTCACCGGCCGCGACAAGGGCAAGTCGGGCGAGGTGGTGCAGGTTCTTCCCAAGGAAGAGCGCGCCCTGGTGCGCGGCGTGAACATCGTGAAGCGCCATCAGCGCCAGACGGCGAATTCCGAGGGCGGCATCATCTCCAAGGAAGCGCCGCTCCACCTGTCGAATATCGCATTGGCGGACCCCAAGGACGGCAAGGCGACCCGCGTTGGGTTCAAGACTTTGGACGACGGGCGCAAGGTGCGTGTCGCCAAGCGTTCGGGAGAACTGATCGATGGCTGAGGCTGCTCAGGATCTCGGCGTCGGCTATGTGCCGCGCCTGAGGAAGCACTACGACGAGGTCATTCGCGAGAAGCTCGTCGAGGAGTTCGGCTACAAGAACCGTATGCAGGTTCCGACGATCGAGAAGATCGTTCTGAACATGGGCGTCGGCGAGGCCGTGAATGATTCCAAGAAGGCGTCTGTGGCGGCGGCTGACCTGGCTCTGATCGCCGGTCAGAAGCCTGTCGTGACCCGGGCCCGCAAGGCTATCGCGACTTTCAAGGTCCGCGAGAACATGCCGATCGGAGCCAAGGTGACGCTGCGCAAGGAGCGGATGTACGAGTTCATCGATCGTCTGGTGACGATCGCCCTGCCTCGCGTCCGTGACTTCCGGGGTCTCAACCCGAAGTCCTTCGACGGCCGCGGCAATTATGCTCTCGGGATCAAGGAGCACATCGTGTTCCCCGAGATCAACTACGATCGCGTCGAGCAGATCTGGGGTATGGACATCATCGTCTGCACCTCGGCGAAGACCGATGATGAAGCGCGCGCGCTTCTCAAGCACTTCAACTTCCCGTTCCGGCAGTGAGATTGCTCTCATACGCGGACACCGGAGATCAATATGGCTAAGAAGAGTTCAATCGAGAAGAACAAGCGGCGCGAGCGGCTTGTGAAGCAGTACGCGGGCAAGCGCGCTCGTCTGAAGGCCATCGCCAACGATCAGACGAAGTCGCCGGAAGAGCAGTTCGAGGCCCGCCTGAAGCTGGCTGAGCTGCCGCGCAACGCCAACCCGACGCGCATTCGCAACCGTTGCGAAGTCACGGGCCGTCCGCGCGCGTTCTATCGCAAGCTCAAGATGTCGCGTATCGCGCTTCGCGAGCTGGGCTCGCAGGGGCTTGTCCCCGGCTTGGTCAAGTCGAGCTGGTAAGGGAGGATCTGCGATGTCGATCAATGATCCGCTAGGCGATATGCTCACCCGTATCCGCAACGCCCAGATGCGGCGTCGCGGCAAGGTGGGAACGCCGGGTTCCAAGCTGCGCGCACGTGTTCTCGATGTGCTTCAGCAGGAAGGTTATATTCGCGGCTACTCGACGACCGAGTACGGCAACGGCCGTACCGAGTTCGAGATCGAGCTGAAGTACTTCGACGGTACGCCTGTGATCCGTTCGATCCAGCGCGTGTCGAAGCCCGGCCGCCGCGTCTATGCCTCTGTCGATAACATGCCGCGCGTTGCGGATGGTCTCGGCATCACCATTCTCTCCACGCCCCGCGGCGTGATGGCCGATCACCAGGCCCGGGAGAATAACGTGGGCGGCGAAGTGCTCTGCAAGGTCTTCTGATCAGGCGGCACTGACAAACCACGGGAAAGACCATCATGTCTCGTATTGGTAAGAAACCAGTTCCTGTCCCGGCCGGCGTCACGGCGACCGTCGATGGACAGACTGTCAAGGTTAAGGGCTCGAAGGGCGAACTGTTCTTCGTCGTTCCCGATGACGTCTCGGTGGTGCTCAACAACGGCGAGGTCAAGGTTGACCCGCGTGACGAGACCAAGCGCGCCCGCGCGCTGTGGGGCATGTCGCGCAGCCAGGTCGAGAACCTGATCGTTGGTGTGTCGAAGGGCTTCGAGAAGAAGCTCGAGATCACCGGCGTCGGTTACAAGGCTGCGGTCGCTGGCAAGGTTCTCAAGTTGTCGCTCGGCTACAGCCACGACATCGACTTTGAGATCCCCGCTGGGCTCACGATCACGACGCCGAAGCCGACGGAGATCGTCGTCGCCGGCATCGACAAGCAGAAGGTCGGTCAGGCCGCTGCTGAGATCCGCGAGTTCCGCGGTCCCGAGCCCTATAAGGGCAAGGGCGTGAAATACGCCAACGAGTTCATCTTCCGCAAGGAAGGCAAGAAGAAGTAAGGGGCCGACCATGGCGGAGAAACTCGGAACCACTGAGCGTCGCAAGGCGCGTGTTCGCCGCGCTCTGCGCGCTGCTGCGAACGGACGGCCGCGTTTGTCGGTGCATCGCACCTCGAAGCAGATCTACGCCCAGGTTATCGACGATGTGGCCGGCCGCACGCTGGCTGCCGCGTCATCCCTGGAGAAGGATGTGCGCGAACAGCTGAAGAGCGGCGCCAACGTCGAGGCGGCGGCCGCGATCGGCAAGCTGATCGCGGAGCGTGCTGTTGCCGCTGGCGTCAAGGACGTCATCTTCGATCGCGGCGCCTTCATTTATCACGGGCGTGTCAAGGCTTTGGCCGAAGCCGCGCGTGAAGGTGGCTTGAGCTTTTAATTCGACTTATTCAGGTCCGCCGCGTCACCGGGGCTTGTGCGAGAGCAAGCAACCGGTTACGCGGTGGTCTTGTTTTTGGGAATCGCGGATCTTGTTCTCGCGCTTCCCCGGTTCGAAAGCGGCGGATTTGGTGTGGTTCGAAGCGAGCGGGGCCGCCGCCCTGCGAAAGTGGAGACAAAGGTATGGCGAGAGACCGTCAGCAGCCGCGTGACCGTGAGGAGCGCGACAGCGAGTTTGTAGATCGGTTGGTGCACATCAACCGTGTTGCCAAGGTCGTGAAGGGTGGCCGCCGTTTTGGATTCGCCGCCCTCGTGGTCGTCGGTGACCAGAAGGGCCGGGTCGGTTTCGGCCATGGCAAGGCCCGCGAAGTTCCGGAAGCGATCCGCAAGGCGACTGAAGCGGCCAAGCGCGCGCTCGTGCGCATCCCGCTGAAGGAAGGCCGGACGCTGCATCACGACGTTGCCGGCCGTTGGGGCGCGGGCAAGGTGATCCTGCGTGCAGCGCCAGCCGGTACCGGTATCATCGCCGGTGGCCCGATGCGCGCCGTCTTCGAGACGCTCGGCATGCACGACGTCGTCGCGAAGTCGCTCGGTTCCTCGAACCCGTACAACCTGGTTCGCGCCACGATCGACGCGCTCAAGCGCGAAGATAGCCCGCGTTCCGTTGCGGCCCGCCGTGGCCTCAAGGTGTCCGCCCTCCAGTCCCGTCGTCGCGATGCTGATATGAGCGACGCGGCCGGCGCCGAAGCGTGAGGAGGCTTGAACAATGGCTCAATCCTCTCAGAAGAAGACCGTCACGGTCGAGCAGATCGGTAGCCCGATCCGCCGCGTCGCCGCGCAGCGTGCAACGCTGATCGGCCTGGGTCTCAACAAGCTTCACCGTCGTTCGGTTCTCGAGGACACACCGGCTGTCCGCGGGATGATCGACAAGGTTCGTCACCTCGTGCGCGTCGTTGAAGACACGCCGGCAGCACGGTGAGGAGAATGTCGATGAAACTTACAGACATTCGCGATAATCCCGGCGCAACCAAGGGCCGCATGCGTGTCGGCCGTGGTATCGGCTCGGGCAAGGGCAAAACCGGCGGCCGCGGCGTCAAGGGTCAGAAGTCCCGTTCAGGCGTCGCCATCAAGGGCTTCGAGGGCGGGCAGATGCCCATCCATCGTCGCCTCCCGAAGCGCGGCTTCTGGAACCCCTTCCGGCGCGACCTCAACGAGGTTAACGTCGGCCGGGTTCAGGCGGCCGTCGACGCGGGCAAGCTCGATGTGGCGAGCCCCGTCACCCTGGAAGTGCTGATCGCGGCGGGCGTCGTTTCCAAGGCGCGCGACGGGGTCAAGATCCTGGGGCAGGGTGAACTGACGTCGAAGCTTATCTTCGAGGTGGCCGGCGCGTCGAAGTCAGCGATCGCCGCTATCGAGAAGGTGGGCGGCTCGGTGAAAATTCTGAGCGCTGCAGCACCTGCAGAAGCGTAGGCGAACCCCTATCTAAGCCAGTGGCGGCGGGGCACCCTTGTCGGGTAGCCGGCGCCGCCACGAAGCCTTTGCGGGATTGATCATCGATGGCGTCGGCAGCTGAACAGCTTGCAGCAAATCTAAACTTCGGGGCTCTGGCGAAGGCCGAGGAACTCAAGAAGCGCATCTGGTTTACGCTGGGTGCGCTTCTCGTGTATCGGCTTGGCACCTATATCCCGCTTCCCGGCATCAATCCGGAAGCGGTCGCCGAGCTTTTCCGCCAGACGCAGGGCGGTGTCCTGGGGCTGTTCAACATGTTCTCGGGCGGAGCGGTTAGCCGTATGGCTATCTTCTCGCTCAACATCATGCCGTATATCTCGGCATCGATCATCATCCAGCTGCTGACCAGCGTCGTTCCCACGCTCGAGGCCCTCAAGAAAGAGGGCGAGCAGGGACGCAAGGTCATCAACCAGTATACCCGCTATCTCACGGTCATTCTGGCGGTGTTCCAGGCCTATGGCATTTCGATCGGCCTCGAAGGCTCTGGGAACATGGTGGCCGACCCGGGCGTGTTCTTCCGGATCACGACGGTCATCACCTTGACCGGCGGCACGATGTTCCTGATGTGGCTCGGCGAGCAGATCACCTCTCGCGGCATCGGCAACGGAACGTCGTTGATCATCTTCGCGGGCATCGTCGCGGAGCTGCCTCAGGCTATCGCCGGGACGCTTGAGCTCGGCCGTCAGGGCGCTGTCTCGACGGGCCTGATCCTCGGCGTCATCGTGATGGCGGTCGCCTGTATCGCGTTGATCGTCTACATGGAGCGCGCCCAGCGCCGCCTGCTCATCAACTACCCGAAGCGTCAGGTCGGCAATAAGCTGTACGAGGGGCAAAGTTCGTTCCTGCCGCTCAAGCTGAATACGGCTGGCGTTATTCCGCCCATCTTTGCCTCGTCGCTCCTTCTGCTGCCCACCACATTCGCGAGCTTCTCGCAGGCGCAGGGCGGCGGCACAGGCATTCTGGCGACGCTCTCGACCTATCTCGCGCACGGTCGTCCGCTCTATATGATCCTGTATGTGCTGTTGATCGTGTTTTTCGCGTTCTTCTATACGGCGATCGTGTTCAATCCGAACGAGACCGCGGACAATCTCAAGAAGCACGGCGGCTTCATCCCCGGCATCCGGCCTGGCGACCGCACGGCGCAGTACATCGACTACGTGCTCACGCGCATCACCGTGGTCGGTGCGGCCTACCTCGCTTTGATCTGCTTGATCCCTGAGGTCCTGATTTCCTATGCGGCGCTTCCCTTCTATTTTGGCGGCACATCGCTGCTGATCGTGGTCAGCGTCACGATGGACACGGTGGCGCAGGTGCACGGGCATCTGTTGGCCCATCAGTATGAAGGGCTCATCAAGAAGTCGAAGTTGAAGGGGGCAAGGCGGAAATGAGACTGATCCTACTCGGACCTCCGGGTGCCGGTAAGGGCACGCAGGCGGCGCGTCTGGTGGAACGCCACGGTATTCCGCAGCTGTCGACGGGCGACATGTTGCGGGCCGCGGTTGCGGCCAAGACACCCGTCGGCCTGCAGGCGAAGGAGTTGATGGATCAGGGGGCGCTTGTCCCCGACGATCTCGTCGTTTCGATCGTCGCCTCGCGCATCGAGGAGCCCGACGCGCGCAAGGGGTTCATTCTCGACGGTTTTCCGCGGACGGTTGGACAGGCTGACGCCCTCGACCGCATGCTTGAGCAGAAGGGCATGCAGCTCGATGCCATCATCGAGTTGAAGGTCGACGAGGGGATTCTCGTGGACCGGATCGTTCGGCGGGCCAGGGAGGCCGAGGAGCGTGGCGAGCCCGTGCGTCGGGACGACAATCCCGAGGTCTTCCGGACGAGGCTTGAGGCCTACCGGCAGCAGACCGCGCCGCTGACCGACTACTATGGCAGCAAGGGCACCTTGCGCACGGTGGACGGAATGGCACCTATCGATGATGTCACCACGGCGATTCGCTCGATCGTTGGCGGCTGAATTCGATAGATAAGGTTGACGAAACTTGTATGAACGCCTAAAGACAGGAATCTGCCGACGTTAGTCTGTGACCGAGCCGGTGTCCTGAGCAAAAGGGGTGCCGGCCGGTGTTGTCGTGTGGGCCGTTCGCAAGACTATTCCTCCGGGGTATCCCGGAGTTGGCACATTATCGAACCGCATGAAGCTCCGGCTTCGATGTTAAGGGTTGAGGAGACTGGAACGTGGCCCGTATCGCAGGCGTCAACATTCCGACGAACAAGCGCGTGGTGATCGCGCTGCAGTATATTCACGGTATCGGTGCCAGGAAGGCGCAGGAGATCAGCGAGAAGGTCGGCATTCCGGCTGATCGTCGCGTGAACCAGCTGACCGACCAGGAAGTGCTGCAGATCCG encodes:
- the rpsJ gene encoding 30S ribosomal protein S10, coding for MTNQNIRIRLQAFDHDALDASAREIVSTAKRTGAQVRGPIPLPTRIEKFTVNRSPHIDKKSREQFEMRTHKRVLDIVEPTPQTVDALMKLDLASGVEVEIKL
- the rplC gene encoding 50S ribosomal protein L3 yields the protein MRSGVIAQKVGMTRVFTDAGEHVPVTVLKVDSCQVVAHRTVDTNGYTALQVGIGKAKVKNVSKAERGRFAVATVEPKKKLAEFRVDPEHIIPVGAEITADHFVVGQFVDVTGTTTGKGFAGGMKRWNFGGLRASHGVSVSHRSIGSTGGRQDPGKTFKNKKMPGHLGVERVTTQNLRIVQTDAERGLILVEGAVPGVSGGWILVRDAVKRKLPKEAPLPGAFREPKSAAVPAQAEGQENA
- the rplD gene encoding 50S ribosomal protein L4, which encodes MKLDVTTLDGSAAGTIDLDETIFGLEPRVDLIHRYVRWQLAKRQAGTHKSLGRAEIARTGKKLYRQKGTGNARHGAARAPQFRGGGKAFGPVVRDHAHDLPKKVRALALRHALSAKAKDGAIVVLDKASVAEPKTKALKASFGKLGFANVLVVDGAELETNFRLAARNIPNVDVLPVQGINVYDILRREKLVLTKAAIDALEARFK
- a CDS encoding 50S ribosomal protein L23, coding for MSKAPIALDPRHYDVIVGPVITEKATTASEHNKVVFKVAGKATKPQIKAAVEKLFDVKVLSVNTLVTKGKVKRFRNTLGQRSDVKKAVVTLAEGHSVDVTTGL
- the rplB gene encoding 50S ribosomal protein L2; translation: MALKSFKPVTPSQRQLVIVDRSELYKGKPVKTLTEGKSSAGGRNNTGRVTVRFRGGGHKRTYRIIDFKRRERLEQPGVVDRVEYDPNRTAFIALVKYEDGGLAYILAPQRLAVGDTVVAGNQVDIKPGNAMPLANMPVGTIVHNVELKIGKGGALARSAGTYAQIVGRDQGYVIVRLNSGEQRLVHGQCFATVGAVSNPDHMNTSVGKAGRSRWLGRRPHNRGVTMNPIDHPHGGGEGRTSGGRHPVTPWGKPTKGKKTRANKRTDSFIVTSRHQRKKR
- the rpsS gene encoding 30S ribosomal protein S19 — encoded protein: MARSIWKGPFFDGYLLKKAEAARSATRSEVIKIWSRRSTILPQFVGLTFGVHNGQKHIPVFVSEEMVGHKFGEFAPTRTFHGHAADKKAKRR
- the rplV gene encoding 50S ribosomal protein L22, whose protein sequence is MGKPANPRALKDNEAKAILRNLRVSPQKLNLVAALIRGKKVSTALADLEFSRKRISVDVRKTLESAIANAENNHDLDVDDLVVAEAFVGKGLVMKRFHARARGRGVRIEKPFSNLTIVVREVAQETGRGA
- the rpsC gene encoding 30S ribosomal protein S3, which encodes MGQKVNPIGLRLGINRTWDSRWFAGKIEYGKLLHEDMAIRRALMKQLKQAAVSKIVIERPHKKCRVTIYSARPGVVIGKKGADIDKLRKTVAKMTDADVAINIIEVRKPEIDAKLVAESIAQQLERRVAFRRAMKRAVQSAMRLGAEGIRINCSGRLGGAEIARMEWYREGRVPLHTLRADVDYGTATAFTTYGTCGIKVWIFKGEILEHDPMAQDKRMAEESGGQRSHGRREAAA
- the rplP gene encoding 50S ribosomal protein L16, which translates into the protein MLQPKKTKFRKQFKGRIHGTAKGGTNLDFGQFGLKALEPERVTARQIEAARRAITRQMKRQGRVWIRIFPDLPVTDKPTEVRMGKGKGSPEYWAARVHPGRIMFELDGVPEEIAREALRLGAAKLPIRTRFIQRIAE
- the rpmC gene encoding 50S ribosomal protein L29, producing the protein MKTKQRFSDLTAMSADQLQDELLKLKKEQFNLRFQRATGQLESTDRVRVVRRDIARVKTLQQQKLAEAHKV
- the rpsQ gene encoding 30S ribosomal protein S17, which encodes MPKRVLQGVVVSDKQDKTIVVKVERRFTHPLLKKTVRRSKNYHAHDEGNKFKVGDTVWIEETRPISKLKTWVALENSAAS
- the rplN gene encoding 50S ribosomal protein L14, with protein sequence MIQMQTNLDVADNSGARRVMCIKVLGGSKRKYAGVGDIIVVSVKEAIPRGRVKKGDVMKAVVVRTAKDIRRADGSVIRFDRNAAVLINNQKEPVGTRIFGPVPRELRAKNHMKIISLAPEVL
- the rplX gene encoding 50S ribosomal protein L24, which encodes MAAKIKKGDKVVVLTGRDKGKSGEVVQVLPKEERALVRGVNIVKRHQRQTANSEGGIISKEAPLHLSNIALADPKDGKATRVGFKTLDDGRKVRVAKRSGELIDG
- the rplE gene encoding 50S ribosomal protein L5, translating into MAEAAQDLGVGYVPRLRKHYDEVIREKLVEEFGYKNRMQVPTIEKIVLNMGVGEAVNDSKKASVAAADLALIAGQKPVVTRARKAIATFKVRENMPIGAKVTLRKERMYEFIDRLVTIALPRVRDFRGLNPKSFDGRGNYALGIKEHIVFPEINYDRVEQIWGMDIIVCTSAKTDDEARALLKHFNFPFRQ
- the rpsN gene encoding 30S ribosomal protein S14, translated to MAKKSSIEKNKRRERLVKQYAGKRARLKAIANDQTKSPEEQFEARLKLAELPRNANPTRIRNRCEVTGRPRAFYRKLKMSRIALRELGSQGLVPGLVKSSW
- the rpsH gene encoding 30S ribosomal protein S8, which produces MSINDPLGDMLTRIRNAQMRRRGKVGTPGSKLRARVLDVLQQEGYIRGYSTTEYGNGRTEFEIELKYFDGTPVIRSIQRVSKPGRRVYASVDNMPRVADGLGITILSTPRGVMADHQARENNVGGEVLCKVF